DNA from Deinococcus koreensis:
TCGTGCTCTCGGGCTCGGAAGCGCAGATGCAGGAGACGCTCGCGAGGACGCCGGAACTGATCGAGCCCGGGCTGCGGGTGCTGGATCGGGAGTTGCTGGTGGAGTCTGGGGGCATTGACCTGTACGCGCAGGACGGGCAGGGGCGGTTCGTGGTGGTGGAACTCAAGCGGGCGCGGGCGACGCAGCACGCGGTGTCCCAGCTGGGGCGGTACGTGCGCTCCGTGCAGGGAACGCTGCCGGTGGGAGCGGTGGTGCGGGGCATCCTGGCGGCGCCGTCGATTACTGGGCCAGCGCGGGTGGAGCTGGAGCGCCGGGGGCTGGAGTTCAGGGAGATCTCGGCGATTCCGACGCTGGCTACCCACCGGGAGGGGACGCAACCGTCGTTGTTCGACTGACGGTGATTGGGACTTCGCGCCTGTCGGTTCAGACTGAGCTGCCCACAACCTGCACCTTGGCTCATCTCATCCAGTTCCATCCAGGCCAGAGCGAGGAATGCCCACTCAACGGCGGGCAGCAGCCTCGGTTTAGCGTGCTGACGTTCCCAGCGCGGCAGCGACCAGTTATTCTGCCCTTCGTGTCGAGTTCGTCCCCAGCGCCACTCTCCCTGAGTGAACACCTGCAGCAGGTGACCGAACATCTCGCTGCGGCCCGCACGCCGCGGGACGTATTTGGGGTGGTGCTGACACCCGCCCTGGAGGCTTTAAATGCCGTCGCTGGCGCTGTTTTGCTGGCGAACGAGGCGGCGACGACCCTGGAACTCATCGTCACGCAGGGGTATGAGGAGGGGGCGCAGACCCTCTGGCAGGACGGCCCGCTGACCGGGAACGTGCCGGCCGGCGACGCCCTGAACCGCCGTGAGGGGCTCTTCTTCGAGGCGCAGGGCGACCTCGTGCGCGCCTATCCCGAGCTCGAGGCCCGCACGGGCGCCGTCGCGGCGGTCGCCACGGCCGTGCTGCCGATGTTCCTCGACGACCGGCCCCTGGGGACGATCATCCTCGATTTCAGGGAGCCCCATCACTTCACCGCGGAGGAAGTCCGCTTCCTGCGCACCCTCGCGGCCCAGTGCGCGCTCGCCCTGGGACGGGCCCGGCTGGGTCAGACCCTGGAGGCGCGGGTCGCGGCCCGCACGGCGGAACTCGAGGAGCAGCGCGCCGCGCTGGACGCCTTCGTGACGTACAAGGAGGCGGTGGGGGGCGAGAGCGACGTGCTGACCCTGGCCCGTCAGGCCATCGGGGTGGTGCGCACCACGCTGGCGCACGTCAGCGCCGTCTACTACGAACTCGACGGCGGCTATTGGATGGCGCGGGTATGGTCGGACGACCTTCCCCCGGAGGTCGTCGCCCAGATTACGGCCGGGGTGCCCCAGGACGCCCCGAATTTTGCCGAGGCGATCGGGCTGGGAGCGCCGCTGTTCGTGAATGGCTGGGACGCGCTGGCCAACGG
Protein-coding regions in this window:
- a CDS encoding endonuclease NucS domain-containing protein; translated protein: MIREQLTLPAPEALAAFLNRHTRTRDCLVQVAGLAEVTYRGRAASTADVGTYLVLVKQDGSLQIHHPTGIKPMNWQPKTDELLARVDEDVCMLLASRRSPLELVQVVFLLPQVALALELQEAGAFVLSGSEAQMQETLARTPELIEPGLRVLDRELLVESGGIDLYAQDGQGRFVVVELKRARATQHAVSQLGRYVRSVQGTLPVGAVVRGILAAPSITGPARVELERRGLEFREISAIPTLATHREGTQPSLFD